Proteins from one Prosthecobacter sp. genomic window:
- a CDS encoding FeoB-associated Cys-rich membrane protein, protein MDENWQSIAAIAVIIVTVALFIARAAKRRKKPGCGGSCGCGK, encoded by the coding sequence ATGGACGAAAACTGGCAATCCATCGCCGCCATCGCGGTCATCATCGTCACCGTGGCGCTTTTCATCGCTCGTGCGGCCAAACGTCGCAAGAAGCCGGGCTGCGGTGGGAGTTGCGGTTGCGGGAAGTGA
- a CDS encoding nitrilase-related carbon-nitrogen hydrolase, with protein sequence MITLDLCTFDPGVVAKSPAAFAAVVVECVETSWGEGADIVLLPEFTWMGLEPLVEPKSLKRVAEVFWSELFPTLCSLLIRPGKAVVLGTAPFWDVESGALRNRAPILVGDQLLHQDKLHLTPWESDFAPGTELRLWEFAGLRFAVVICLDIEIPEISVSLRGRGVDVVLVPSATETVLGVERVDRCASARAVEMGSVVGVCHLTGKAASELIDENVGRTAVYFPSQAAFRDSPRWVEGEIFESGIHKQRVVISPRDLEVMRRMKQETNPALLESLPDFEVRLG encoded by the coding sequence ATGATCACGCTCGACCTCTGCACCTTTGATCCCGGCGTTGTCGCGAAATCACCGGCGGCTTTTGCGGCAGTCGTTGTGGAGTGTGTTGAGACTTCGTGGGGTGAGGGCGCGGATATCGTTTTGCTGCCGGAGTTCACCTGGATGGGCCTGGAGCCGTTGGTGGAGCCGAAATCTCTGAAACGTGTGGCCGAAGTGTTCTGGAGCGAGCTGTTTCCGACTTTGTGCTCCCTCCTGATTCGTCCAGGCAAGGCCGTGGTGCTCGGCACGGCACCCTTTTGGGATGTGGAGTCTGGTGCGTTGCGAAATCGCGCCCCGATCCTCGTGGGCGATCAACTGCTGCATCAGGACAAACTGCATCTCACGCCGTGGGAGTCTGATTTTGCGCCGGGCACAGAACTGCGCCTCTGGGAATTTGCCGGACTGCGTTTTGCGGTCGTTATCTGTCTCGACATCGAGATTCCCGAGATCAGCGTGAGCCTGCGGGGCAGGGGAGTGGATGTGGTGCTGGTTCCGAGTGCCACGGAGACGGTTTTAGGCGTCGAACGCGTGGATCGCTGTGCTTCAGCGCGTGCGGTGGAGATGGGCAGTGTCGTTGGCGTTTGTCATCTTACGGGCAAAGCGGCGTCGGAGCTGATTGATGAGAATGTGGGCCGCACAGCGGTTTATTTTCCTTCCCAGGCCGCATTTCGTGATTCACCACGCTGGGTGGAGGGTGAGATTTTCGAAAGCGGCATTCACAAGCAGCGGGTGGTCATCTCCCCGCGGGATCTCGAAGTCATGCGCCGCATGAAACAGGAGACGAATCCGGCGTTGCTCGAGTCTCTGCCCGATTTTGAAGTCAGGCTCGGCTGA
- a CDS encoding L,D-transpeptidase family protein: MLFFSRTSQNSQPTARLLKVGAFVLLTGLLSQCTSSPKGDVVVSVKEQKLGIYSQGKLTKQYVISTSKFGLGDQKGSYRTPVGQHEIIAKIGQGLPAGAVLKSRRWNGEVLKPNAPGRDPIVSRILWLKGTEKATKNAANRFIYIHGTTEECRLGTPASYGCVRMGMKDVVDLFNNVNIGAKVVITKGGLPRDEKAAEAVYADDGSPSLMAPVTGAQPLEIAKLVPTAGEKKRAEENEAKAKQKAGPEKPVAKPKSKSHSDTKVAGQSSSKSKAKA; this comes from the coding sequence ATGCTGTTTTTTAGCCGGACTTCTCAGAACTCTCAACCCACCGCCCGCCTGCTCAAGGTTGGGGCGTTCGTACTGCTGACCGGACTCCTCAGCCAATGCACCTCTTCTCCGAAAGGGGATGTCGTGGTCAGTGTGAAGGAGCAGAAGCTCGGCATCTACAGCCAGGGCAAGCTGACGAAACAGTATGTCATCTCCACCTCGAAATTCGGGCTTGGGGACCAGAAAGGCAGTTATCGCACCCCGGTTGGGCAGCATGAAATCATCGCCAAGATCGGCCAAGGACTTCCGGCGGGAGCCGTTTTGAAAAGCCGCCGCTGGAACGGCGAAGTGCTCAAACCCAACGCCCCGGGGCGCGATCCCATCGTTTCACGCATCCTTTGGCTGAAAGGGACGGAGAAGGCCACTAAGAACGCTGCCAACCGTTTCATCTACATCCATGGCACGACTGAAGAATGCCGCCTTGGCACCCCCGCCAGCTACGGCTGCGTGCGTATGGGCATGAAGGACGTAGTCGATCTTTTCAACAACGTGAACATCGGCGCCAAGGTCGTCATCACCAAAGGCGGCCTGCCCCGCGATGAAAAAGCGGCCGAGGCAGTCTATGCTGATGATGGTTCTCCTTCACTCATGGCTCCGGTCACAGGTGCTCAGCCGCTCGAAATCGCCAAGCTCGTGCCGACTGCTGGCGAGAAGAAACGTGCCGAGGAAAACGAGGCGAAGGCAAAGCAGAAGGCAGGACCAGAAAAGCCCGTCGCCAAGCCCAAATCCAAATCGCACTCTGACACCAAGGTGGCTGGCCAATCTTCGTCCAAATCAAAAGCGAAGGCCTGA
- a CDS encoding GNAT family N-acetyltransferase, with protein MDDSPLFIRPYHDKDLPQLRRITVESFGSVALEQMLEHKFGLWGGRDWKARKADHIDDDVAQCREGCFVAERGGEILGYITTRIDHTNARGRIPNIAVVESARGLGLGRRLIQHALDYMRAQGMKLAQIETMASNAIGQHLYPSCGFEEVARQVHYAMKL; from the coding sequence ATGGACGATTCACCGCTCTTCATCCGCCCCTATCACGACAAAGACCTGCCTCAGCTCCGGCGGATCACTGTGGAGTCCTTCGGCAGCGTGGCTTTGGAACAAATGCTGGAGCACAAATTCGGCCTATGGGGCGGGAGAGACTGGAAGGCACGCAAAGCAGATCACATTGATGACGATGTGGCACAATGTCGCGAGGGTTGCTTCGTGGCGGAGCGTGGTGGCGAGATTCTGGGCTACATCACCACCCGCATTGATCATACGAACGCACGTGGACGCATCCCAAACATCGCGGTGGTGGAGAGTGCCCGCGGTTTGGGGCTTGGACGCCGCCTGATCCAGCACGCGCTCGATTACATGCGCGCGCAGGGCATGAAGCTCGCGCAGATCGAAACGATGGCCTCGAACGCCATCGGCCAGCACCTGTACCCGAGCTGCGGCTTCGAGGAGGTCGCCCGTCAGGTGCATTACGCGATGAAGCTGTGA
- a CDS encoding DEAD/DEAH box helicase produces the protein MTTPRRPDHAPKKPSLFSRFKAGLKRAIGGGKKKDAAKVPAKEHAKDHPHHPATIHAHKRPHDAPREHAPRRDRPERGDRPPRGRGHDEKRGPRDRGPREDKPVRENHAPVAPPAPPPVPEGPFPAAFEVLGLSPAVLAAVRETGYEKPTTIQELSIPIILQGRDVIGASQTGTGKTAAFALPTLTRLGAPGKFRVLVLEPVRELAAQVVEQFEKYGKHTGLRALLVHGGVGYEKQRKGLQEGVDIVVATPGRLLDFMGEGIADLRGIEVLILDEVDRMLDMGFLPDVRRIVEKTPATRQTLFFSATMPPQIKNLADFALKDPESVEVGIRFSAAETVSHYMYPVAGDQREELLLAILKQTHFESVMIFTRTKVQADKLYAAIDRLGEYKAAVMHSDIGQKDRERALQGFRNGDFEIIVATDLAARGLDVSGVTHVINYMVPEHSEDYVHRIGRTGRAQKEGDAFTLFAADELMNVASIERLIGQKIERRKLDGFNYKYTTALDDEDRARAILPANKKTRRR, from the coding sequence GTGACCACCCCCCGCCGCCCCGACCACGCCCCGAAGAAACCCTCCCTTTTCAGTCGCTTCAAAGCAGGACTGAAACGTGCCATTGGCGGAGGAAAAAAGAAGGATGCAGCCAAGGTGCCGGCCAAAGAGCATGCGAAAGACCACCCGCATCATCCGGCCACCATTCATGCGCACAAACGCCCGCATGATGCTCCGCGTGAACACGCGCCCCGCCGTGACCGCCCTGAGCGTGGCGACCGCCCGCCACGCGGCCGGGGTCACGATGAAAAACGCGGACCCCGTGATCGCGGCCCGCGTGAGGACAAGCCCGTCCGCGAAAATCACGCCCCAGTCGCTCCGCCTGCCCCACCACCAGTGCCCGAAGGGCCGTTCCCGGCGGCCTTTGAAGTGCTCGGCCTCTCGCCTGCGGTGCTCGCTGCCGTACGTGAAACGGGCTACGAAAAGCCCACCACGATCCAGGAACTTTCCATTCCGATCATTCTTCAAGGCCGCGATGTGATCGGTGCCTCGCAGACCGGCACCGGCAAGACCGCCGCCTTTGCCCTGCCCACGCTGACACGTCTCGGCGCTCCTGGAAAATTCCGTGTCCTCGTCCTCGAACCCGTGCGCGAGCTCGCCGCCCAGGTCGTTGAACAGTTTGAAAAATACGGCAAGCACACCGGCCTGCGCGCACTCCTCGTCCACGGCGGCGTCGGCTACGAAAAACAGCGCAAAGGCCTCCAGGAAGGCGTCGATATCGTCGTCGCCACACCGGGTCGCCTGCTCGACTTCATGGGCGAAGGTATCGCCGACCTGCGCGGCATTGAAGTTCTCATTCTCGACGAAGTGGACCGCATGCTCGACATGGGCTTCCTGCCCGACGTACGCCGTATCGTCGAAAAGACGCCCGCCACGCGCCAGACATTGTTCTTCTCGGCCACCATGCCCCCGCAGATCAAGAACCTCGCCGATTTCGCCCTCAAAGATCCCGAAAGTGTCGAGGTCGGCATCCGCTTCTCCGCCGCCGAGACCGTCAGCCACTACATGTATCCCGTCGCCGGCGATCAGCGCGAGGAGCTGCTCCTTGCCATCCTGAAGCAGACCCATTTCGAGAGCGTCATGATCTTCACCCGCACCAAGGTGCAGGCCGACAAGCTCTACGCCGCCATCGACCGCCTCGGCGAGTACAAGGCCGCCGTCATGCACAGCGACATCGGCCAGAAAGACCGCGAGCGAGCGCTCCAGGGCTTCCGCAATGGCGACTTCGAAATCATCGTTGCCACCGACCTCGCTGCCCGTGGCCTTGATGTCAGCGGTGTCACCCACGTCATCAACTACATGGTGCCGGAGCACTCCGAGGACTACGTCCACCGCATCGGCCGCACCGGCCGCGCGCAGAAGGAGGGCGATGCTTTCACTCTCTTCGCCGCCGACGAACTCATGAACGTCGCCTCCATCGAGCGCCTCATCGGCCAGAAGATCGAGCGTCGGAAGCTCGACGGCTTCAACTATAAATATACCACTGCTCTCGACGACGAAGACCGCGCCCGCGCCATCCTCCCCGCCAACAAAAAGACACGGCGGCGGTAA
- a CDS encoding YifB family Mg chelatase-like AAA ATPase — MVARTYSATLVGVNAVEIEIESHDAGGNPKMFIVGLPDTSVKESRERVIAAISSSGFIMNDGVTTVNLAPADLKKEGPGFDLPIAISLISHRARIPIQMLGETAMIGELALNGELRPVRGLLAVALQARAKGRKRLLVPKRVAAEASVVAGIDIIGVANLREAVDYLKSEIEIAPEPCRATEFFAAASHYDIDFCDVKGQGDAKRAIEVAVAGGHNILMIGPPGTGKSMIAKRIATIMPGMSEEEAIETTKIHSAAGLLTESNAFVATRPFRSPHHTISDAGLLGGGSNPGPGEVSLAHNGVLFLDELPEFRRSTLEVLRQPLEDGKVTISRAAGTVTFPAQFMLVAAMNPCPCGYYGDLKRECRCGPPIIQRYRQRISGPLLDRIDLHVEVPLVDYKALASHDGGEASDPIRKRVEIVHQLQQERFAKHPGVHTNSAMTPRLIKKHCELDSEAAGCLEHAMGEMNFSARAHDRILKVARTLADLGGHEKIIADNVLEAIGYRTLDRKMWT, encoded by the coding sequence ATGGTTGCCCGCACCTACTCCGCCACGCTTGTCGGCGTCAACGCTGTCGAGATTGAAATCGAATCGCACGACGCGGGCGGCAATCCCAAAATGTTCATCGTGGGCCTGCCGGACACTTCAGTGAAGGAAAGCCGCGAGCGTGTCATCGCCGCCATCAGCAGCAGCGGTTTCATCATGAACGATGGCGTCACCACCGTGAATCTCGCTCCGGCTGATCTCAAAAAAGAAGGCCCTGGTTTCGATCTGCCCATCGCCATCTCCCTCATCTCCCACCGAGCCCGTATTCCGATTCAGATGCTCGGTGAGACAGCCATGATCGGCGAACTTGCCCTCAATGGCGAACTGCGTCCGGTGCGCGGCTTGCTCGCCGTCGCGCTGCAAGCACGTGCGAAAGGCCGCAAACGCCTGCTCGTCCCCAAACGTGTTGCCGCCGAAGCCAGCGTTGTCGCTGGTATCGACATCATAGGTGTCGCCAATCTGCGCGAAGCCGTCGATTACCTCAAAAGCGAGATCGAAATCGCCCCCGAGCCGTGCAGGGCCACCGAATTCTTTGCCGCCGCTTCGCATTACGACATCGACTTCTGCGACGTCAAAGGCCAGGGCGATGCGAAACGCGCCATCGAGGTCGCCGTGGCCGGTGGACACAATATTCTCATGATCGGACCGCCAGGAACCGGCAAGTCGATGATCGCCAAACGCATCGCCACCATCATGCCCGGCATGAGCGAGGAAGAGGCCATCGAAACAACCAAGATTCACAGCGCTGCGGGTCTTCTCACCGAATCCAACGCCTTCGTTGCCACACGGCCCTTCCGTTCGCCGCATCACACCATCAGCGATGCCGGTTTGCTCGGCGGCGGCAGCAATCCCGGTCCTGGTGAGGTCTCTTTGGCCCACAACGGTGTCCTCTTCCTCGATGAACTTCCCGAGTTTCGCCGCAGCACCCTCGAAGTCCTGCGCCAGCCGCTTGAAGATGGCAAAGTCACCATCTCCCGCGCCGCAGGCACCGTCACCTTTCCCGCTCAGTTCATGCTCGTCGCCGCCATGAATCCATGTCCCTGTGGGTACTACGGCGATCTCAAGCGCGAATGTCGCTGCGGCCCGCCCATCATCCAAAGATACCGCCAGCGGATCAGCGGCCCCCTTCTCGACCGCATCGATCTCCATGTCGAAGTGCCGCTTGTCGATTACAAGGCGCTCGCCTCTCACGACGGCGGTGAAGCTTCCGATCCCATCCGCAAACGCGTCGAAATCGTGCACCAGCTCCAGCAGGAGCGTTTTGCCAAACACCCAGGCGTTCACACCAACAGCGCCATGACACCGCGCCTCATCAAAAAGCACTGCGAACTCGACAGCGAAGCCGCCGGCTGCCTCGAACATGCCATGGGAGAGATGAACTTCAGTGCCCGCGCCCACGACCGCATCCTCAAAGTCGCCCGCACGCTCGCCGATCTTGGCGGTCACGAAAAAATCATCGCTGACAACGTCCTCGAAGCCATCGGCTACCGCACGTTGGACCGGAAGATGTGGACCTGA
- a CDS encoding autotransporter-associated beta strand repeat-containing protein → MLWISSEGKTDAVDYIFNATSGTSSWSTTTVWTPNGTPGIGDNIDATLIASGGATLNVGGISRTINNLTKTVANRWNIGGGAATLGTLNIGDLTLATDNMIFFNGSGGGGLEVNAANLTINTGGGLYFGSTSLTASNSSRGLTVSGTTMLTGGFLRMNVSNASSNSYALGLLDVSGAAVVTLNNAPAGKAASTANIGGLNGSGGFVQTNLANSQFGNVATLAITNTSDHSSATVLRDGASTAHGGTLHLTKAGAGTQTLAGVNTYTGATTITNGVLKMGDASALGARTGILAINTNTGTNVSATGTLDLGGQTDVIEVIRLNGTGFGGNGALINSGTAASIVSGVASITQTASGSVPATLTLSGGGGTGATATVAMGVTSASFTINGGTTVYSAAPTVTISGGGAGITATATAILSGGIVTGITIVTPGSGYTSAPVISFSGGTVTTAGTNPSGTGNATSFTPSSYSITATGSGYTSAPTVAFSNGTFAATTTLSGIVLEGDSSIGGSGDITVDGVVSESGGSRTLTKVGANVLTLTNTGNSYTGGTIIDGGTVSIAADTALGTAPGTPTPAHLTFNGGTLATTATLALNSNRGISLDASGGTVDVAASTTLSYGGIAAGTGSLTKTGTGTLILSGVNTYSGSTVVNAGVLSIAADSGLGTAPGAATPAHLTFNGGTLATTADMTLASTRGISLGASGGMFDVAAATTLTHGGIIADAGGLTKTGTGTLALSGASSYSGATAVNAGTLAISNNTALGTVAGGVTVPNLATLQLSGDITVGDEALSLTGDGTIAGVGALVNLSGSNTWGGDINVTAGATRINSDAGNLLITGDITTNGTGNLNVGGNGDIEISGVLTGPLMLFKSSVGGGTLTLSNPNNSYSGRTTIAAGTLKVSTEGNLGAAPGVFSSINVRIRSGGTLQTTADMSLGANRGITISNGGGAINTDTGTTLTVNSRISGTVETDIFSKTGGGTLVLAGASTYIGPTQVNAGTLMVTNTTGSGAGTGAVSVITGTLAGNHTSTGNIAGSVIIGTGSALSPGSDTSSATHGIGTLKFTAVDLQTGSTGRLNIEGATSFDRVLVSASNGLTLNGRLSITTSLTGLAFDTAFAEGNSFDLLDWTDLLGGTFAVGDNLRNGSSDDTSQFDLPDLTTLNRAWDISQFLSNGTIIVSAVPEPSRAVLLLFGLVLLFTQRRQRTAYYPMRM, encoded by the coding sequence TTGCTCTGGATCTCCAGCGAAGGCAAAACAGACGCAGTTGATTACATATTCAACGCCACGTCCGGCACAAGTTCCTGGAGCACCACCACTGTATGGACACCAAACGGCACGCCAGGCATCGGTGACAACATTGACGCCACGCTGATCGCCAGTGGTGGCGCGACGCTCAACGTCGGCGGCATCAGCCGGACGATCAACAACCTGACCAAGACCGTGGCGAACCGCTGGAACATCGGCGGGGGTGCCGCGACATTGGGCACACTGAACATCGGCGACCTCACGCTTGCCACGGACAACATGATTTTTTTCAATGGCAGCGGGGGTGGCGGGCTGGAGGTGAACGCGGCCAACCTCACGATCAACACAGGAGGTGGTCTGTACTTTGGCAGCACCTCGCTCACGGCTTCGAATTCCAGCCGTGGTCTGACGGTGAGCGGGACCACGATGCTCACAGGTGGATTTTTGCGGATGAATGTTTCCAACGCCAGCAGCAACAGCTATGCGCTTGGCCTTCTGGACGTGAGCGGAGCCGCCGTGGTGACACTGAATAACGCTCCAGCAGGAAAAGCAGCGTCCACCGCAAACATCGGCGGGCTGAACGGCTCGGGTGGATTCGTCCAGACCAACCTCGCAAACAGCCAGTTTGGAAATGTCGCCACACTTGCGATCACCAACACAAGTGATCACTCATCCGCCACAGTGCTCCGGGACGGAGCCAGCACCGCTCACGGTGGGACGCTCCACCTGACGAAAGCCGGCGCGGGCACTCAGACCCTGGCTGGAGTCAACACTTACACCGGGGCGACCACGATCACGAACGGCGTTTTGAAAATGGGCGACGCTTCAGCCCTCGGCGCACGCACCGGCATCCTGGCCATCAACACGAACACGGGCACCAATGTCTCTGCCACCGGCACCCTGGATCTGGGAGGCCAGACAGACGTTATCGAGGTCATCCGACTCAATGGCACAGGTTTTGGCGGGAATGGCGCACTGATCAATTCGGGGACCGCAGCCAGCATTGTAAGCGGCGTGGCCTCGATCACTCAAACAGCAAGTGGAAGCGTGCCCGCAACGCTGACCCTCTCCGGCGGCGGGGGCACAGGCGCGACGGCCACGGTAGCCATGGGCGTTACCTCAGCTTCCTTCACCATCAATGGAGGAACCACTGTGTACTCCGCAGCCCCCACCGTCACGATCAGTGGCGGAGGGGCTGGAATCACCGCCACAGCCACCGCGATTCTCAGTGGTGGTATCGTGACCGGAATCACCATCGTCACTCCCGGATCGGGCTACACCAGCGCGCCTGTCATTTCCTTTTCTGGAGGCACGGTGACGACCGCCGGCACCAACCCATCGGGCACGGGCAACGCGACCAGCTTCACACCCTCTTCCTACAGCATCACCGCCACGGGCTCCGGCTACACCAGCGCCCCCACCGTTGCTTTCAGCAACGGCACCTTCGCCGCGACCACGACGCTTTCGGGCATCGTGCTGGAAGGCGATAGCAGCATCGGTGGCAGTGGCGACATCACAGTCGATGGCGTGGTGAGCGAGAGCGGCGGCTCACGTACGCTGACAAAAGTCGGCGCGAATGTGCTGACGCTCACCAACACCGGCAACAGCTACACCGGCGGAACGATCATCGACGGCGGCACCGTCAGCATCGCCGCTGACACAGCCCTTGGCACCGCCCCAGGAACGCCAACTCCGGCGCATCTTACATTCAATGGCGGTACGCTCGCCACCACGGCGACGCTTGCCTTGAACTCCAATCGCGGCATCTCCTTGGATGCTTCCGGCGGCACGGTGGATGTTGCCGCCAGCACCACGCTGAGCTATGGCGGCATCGCGGCAGGCACAGGGTCATTGACCAAGACGGGAACAGGCACGCTGATCCTCTCTGGTGTCAATACTTACAGCGGCAGCACGGTGGTCAACGCCGGTGTCCTGAGCATCGCCGCAGATTCTGGATTGGGCACTGCACCTGGAGCCGCGACTCCGGCCCATCTCACGTTCAACGGCGGCACGTTGGCAACGACGGCGGATATGACACTCGCATCGACTCGTGGCATCTCGCTGGGCGCTTCCGGCGGCATGTTCGATGTCGCCGCCGCCACCACGCTGACTCATGGCGGTATCATTGCGGATGCAGGCGGCCTGACCAAGACGGGGACGGGCACGCTGGCTCTGTCCGGTGCCAGCAGTTACTCTGGCGCGACCGCCGTGAATGCCGGCACGCTCGCCATCTCAAACAACACCGCTCTAGGCACCGTTGCAGGAGGCGTGACCGTCCCCAACCTCGCCACACTCCAGTTGTCCGGCGACATCACGGTGGGTGACGAGGCGCTCTCACTCACTGGTGATGGCACGATCGCAGGTGTCGGCGCGCTGGTGAACCTCAGCGGCAGCAACACTTGGGGCGGCGACATCAACGTGACTGCCGGAGCCACACGCATCAACTCTGATGCGGGCAACCTGCTGATCACCGGTGACATCACCACCAATGGCACCGGCAACTTGAACGTCGGTGGCAATGGCGACATCGAGATCAGCGGCGTCCTCACCGGGCCGCTGATGCTGTTCAAATCCTCCGTTGGCGGCGGGACGCTGACGCTCAGCAATCCGAACAACAGCTACTCCGGCCGCACCACCATCGCCGCAGGCACGCTGAAGGTTTCCACCGAGGGCAATCTGGGCGCCGCGCCAGGCGTTTTCTCCTCGATCAACGTGCGGATACGCAGCGGCGGCACGCTGCAAACCACGGCGGACATGTCCCTTGGCGCCAATCGTGGCATCACCATCAGCAACGGCGGCGGCGCGATCAACACCGACACGGGCACAACGCTCACGGTGAACAGCCGCATCTCCGGCACCGTGGAAACCGACATCTTCAGCAAGACTGGCGGCGGCACGCTAGTGCTTGCAGGCGCCAGCACCTACATCGGTCCCACACAGGTGAATGCGGGCACGCTGATGGTCACCAACACCACCGGCTCTGGTGCCGGCACCGGAGCCGTGAGCGTCATCACCGGCACACTCGCTGGCAATCACACCAGCACCGGCAACATCGCCGGTTCCGTCATCATCGGTACCGGCAGCGCACTTTCCCCCGGCAGTGACACCAGTTCCGCAACGCATGGCATCGGCACGCTTAAATTCACCGCCGTGGATCTGCAAACTGGCAGCACCGGACGCCTGAACATCGAAGGCGCGACCAGTTTCGACCGCGTCCTCGTCAGTGCGAGCAACGGCCTCACCCTGAACGGCAGGCTCAGCATCACCACCAGCCTCACCGGCCTCGCCTTCGACACCGCCTTCGCCGAGGGCAATTCGTTTGATCTGCTCGACTGGACGGACCTGCTCGGCGGCACTTTTGCGGTGGGCGACAACCTGCGCAATGGCAGTAGCGACGACACCAGCCAGTTCGACCTGCCTGACCTCACCACACTCAACCGTGCCTGGGATATCAGCCAGTTCCTGAGCAATGGCACCATCATAGTCAGCGCCGTGCCAGAACCAAGCCGTGCCGTGCTGCTTCTTTTCGGGCTTGTGCTTCTGTTCACTCAGCGGCGTCAACGCACTGCATACTACCCGATGAGAATGTGA
- a CDS encoding Gfo/Idh/MocA family oxidoreductase — MHSILIIGCGSIGERHLRCFQKTGRCAASACDTNPALLAAMKNGYGVPVFASLDEALSKSRFDAWVICTPAHLHLPIAMKALSLELHVLIEKPLAFDTALVSQTREALVQSQRFLGVAYVYHLMPWIGAARAYVSSGEIGKVLHASSTAGQHFPTFRPAYRDTYYARHEQGGGAIQDALTHVVNVVEWLIGPCTRVFCDAAHQALEGVTVEDTVNIAARHGEVPVSYAMTQFQAPNENTILINGERGSVKIEIHQQRWGFIKHGDKDWTWQQTPPLERDELFTAQANAFIDGIEGRPTPLCTFEEAVQTLKFNEAALRSAKTRQLVCIS; from the coding sequence ATGCATTCCATTCTTATCATCGGCTGCGGCAGCATCGGCGAGCGCCACCTGCGCTGCTTTCAGAAAACCGGACGCTGCGCCGCCTCCGCCTGCGACACCAACCCGGCGCTGCTCGCCGCCATGAAAAACGGCTACGGGGTTCCTGTCTTTGCTTCTCTCGACGAAGCTTTGTCAAAGTCTCGGTTCGACGCCTGGGTGATCTGCACGCCCGCGCATCTCCACCTGCCGATTGCCATGAAGGCGCTGTCCCTCGAACTTCATGTGCTCATTGAGAAGCCGCTGGCGTTCGACACAGCGCTCGTCTCACAAACACGCGAAGCCCTCGTTCAATCGCAGCGGTTTCTCGGCGTGGCGTATGTGTATCACCTCATGCCGTGGATCGGCGCGGCGCGGGCTTATGTGAGCAGCGGTGAGATCGGCAAGGTGCTTCACGCCAGCAGCACGGCGGGCCAGCATTTCCCCACTTTCCGGCCAGCGTATCGCGACACCTATTACGCGCGGCATGAGCAGGGCGGCGGCGCCATCCAAGACGCGCTCACGCATGTGGTGAATGTGGTGGAGTGGCTCATCGGCCCCTGCACGCGGGTCTTCTGTGATGCGGCGCATCAAGCGCTGGAAGGCGTGACCGTGGAGGACACAGTCAACATCGCCGCCAGACACGGCGAGGTGCCGGTCAGCTATGCCATGACGCAATTTCAGGCTCCCAATGAGAACACGATCCTCATCAATGGTGAACGCGGCAGTGTGAAGATCGAAATCCATCAGCAGCGCTGGGGTTTCATCAAGCACGGCGACAAAGACTGGACCTGGCAGCAGACGCCGCCGCTGGAGCGCGACGAACTCTTCACCGCGCAAGCGAATGCCTTTATTGATGGCATTGAGGGCAGGCCCACGCCGCTCTGTACCTTTGAAGAAGCTGTGCAGACGCTCAAATTTAACGAAGCAGCGTTGCGATCAGCGAAAACGCGGCAGCTTGTCTGTATCTCCTGA